The following proteins come from a genomic window of Archocentrus centrarchus isolate MPI-CPG fArcCen1 chromosome 3, fArcCen1, whole genome shotgun sequence:
- the LOC115801305 gene encoding uncharacterized protein LOC115801305 isoform X2 has protein sequence MVQDFQERWHALFKINAEFKRITTLPLQSRFLSQLDILSSKLIALYKKRGGLIGKHLKSIMDQMTEEDVDHGRESVLKGLCVYLNEDPEHLIRQHVGVSDTAFEESVEETTVGIFTVKQQEAQPTPDDVGIILEGQIVIQDLDNVPLAVALLFGLLYALHMDYPHQLRYTFEVIQKLIMELDGGTLSKKVQVLKNRLNE, from the exons ATGGTACAAGATTTCCAGGAACGGTGGCATGCGCTCTTTAAA ATAAACGCTGAATTCAAGAGAATCACCACTCTGCCACTGCAGTCCCGGTTCCTCTCGCAGCTAGACATTCTGTCTTCCAAACTTATTGCTCTCTATAAAAAAAGAGGTGGACTAATAGGCAAACACCTAAAAAGTATAATGGACCAAATGACTGAa GAAGATGTCGACCATGGGCGTGAAAGTGTTCTGAAGGGCCTTTGTGTGTACCTCAATGAAGACCCCGAACATCTGATACGACAGCATGTA ggagTAAGTGATACAGCCTTTGAAGAATCAGTTGAGGAAACTACTGTGGGGATCTTCACGGTGAAACAACAGGAGGCGCAGCCTACTCCAGACGATGTAGGAATTATCCTGGAAGGCCAAATTGTTATCCAGGATTTAGACAATGTTCCTCTGGCTGTTGCACTACTGTTTGGCCTCCTGTATGCTCTACATATGGATTATCCTCATCAACTCAGGTATACCTTTGAAGTGATCCAGAAACTGATCATGGAGCTAGATGGTGGCACACTTTCAAAGAAagtccaggtcctgaagaaTAGACTCAATGAGTAA
- the LOC115801305 gene encoding uncharacterized protein LOC115801305 isoform X1 translates to MVQDFQERWHALFKVCEINAEFKRITTLPLQSRFLSQLDILSSKLIALYKKRGGLIGKHLKSIMDQMTEEDVDHGRESVLKGLCVYLNEDPEHLIRQHVGVSDTAFEESVEETTVGIFTVKQQEAQPTPDDVGIILEGQIVIQDLDNVPLAVALLFGLLYALHMDYPHQLRYTFEVIQKLIMELDGGTLSKKVQVLKNRLNE, encoded by the exons ATGGTACAAGATTTCCAGGAACGGTGGCATGCGCTCTTTAAAGTGTGTGAG ATAAACGCTGAATTCAAGAGAATCACCACTCTGCCACTGCAGTCCCGGTTCCTCTCGCAGCTAGACATTCTGTCTTCCAAACTTATTGCTCTCTATAAAAAAAGAGGTGGACTAATAGGCAAACACCTAAAAAGTATAATGGACCAAATGACTGAa GAAGATGTCGACCATGGGCGTGAAAGTGTTCTGAAGGGCCTTTGTGTGTACCTCAATGAAGACCCCGAACATCTGATACGACAGCATGTA ggagTAAGTGATACAGCCTTTGAAGAATCAGTTGAGGAAACTACTGTGGGGATCTTCACGGTGAAACAACAGGAGGCGCAGCCTACTCCAGACGATGTAGGAATTATCCTGGAAGGCCAAATTGTTATCCAGGATTTAGACAATGTTCCTCTGGCTGTTGCACTACTGTTTGGCCTCCTGTATGCTCTACATATGGATTATCCTCATCAACTCAGGTATACCTTTGAAGTGATCCAGAAACTGATCATGGAGCTAGATGGTGGCACACTTTCAAAGAAagtccaggtcctgaagaaTAGACTCAATGAGTAA